One region of Fragaria vesca subsp. vesca linkage group LG4, FraVesHawaii_1.0, whole genome shotgun sequence genomic DNA includes:
- the LOC101315426 gene encoding LOW QUALITY PROTEIN: guanylate kinase-like (The sequence of the model RefSeq protein was modified relative to this genomic sequence to represent the inferred complete CDS: deleted 2 bases in 1 codon), which yields MSDARRPAAAPIPDLDKSSRSDLLRALESSLGSAFSSSPPLPPPSPLIIVISGPSGVGKDAVIKKLRDVNPNLHFVVTATSRPSRPGEVHGKDYYFVSKEEFLNMVNKDELLEYALVYGDYKGIPKQQIRDYMGKGHDIVLRVDIQGAQTLRRILGDSAVFIFLVAESEAKLVERLVDRKTETKESLLVRIATAREEVKHVKSFDYVVVNAEGMLDGAVQLVESIIRAEKARVQQRRSVI from the exons ATGTCCGACGCCCGCCGCCCCGCCGCCGCCCCCATCCCCGACCTTGACAAATCCTCCCGCTCCGACCTCCTCCGCGCCCTCGAGTCCTCCCTCGGCTCCGCCTTCTCCTCCTCCCCCCCTCTCCCCCCT CCCTCCCCCCTCATCATCGTCATCTCCGGCCCCAGCGGCGTCGGAAAGGACGCCGTCATCAAGAAGCTCCGTGACGTCAACCCCAACCTCCATTTCGTCGTCACCGCCACTAGCCGCCCCAGCCGCCCCGGTGAGGTCCACGGCAAGGACTACTACTTCGTCAGCAAGGAGGAGTTTCTCAACATGGTCAACAAAGACGAGCTTCTCGAGTACGCATTGGTCTACGGCGACTATAAGGGGATTCCGAAGCAGCAGATTAGGGATTACATGGGGAAAGGGCACGACATTGTGCTGAGAGTCGACATTCAGGGGGCTCAGACATTGAGGAGGATACTTGGGGATTCGGCTGTGTTTATATTCCTCGTGGCCGAGAGCGAGGCGAAACTGGTGGAGAGGCTGGTGGATAGGAAGACCGAGACCAAGGAGAGCTTGCTTGTGAGGATTGCGACGGCCAGGGAGGAGGTCAAGCATGTGAAGAGCTTTGATTATGTGGTGGTGAATGCCGAGGGGATGTTGGACGGTGCGGTGCAGCTGGTGGAGTCGATTATTCGTGCCGAGAAGGCCAGGGTTCAGCAGAGGAGGAGTGTGATTTAG
- the LOC101299950 gene encoding uncharacterized protein LOC101299950: MEPLVNFIIRPPRAEYDPKNDLLDDEFILKGKWYQRKDLDVKNSRGDVLKCSHYMPIVSPEGKPLPCVIYCHGNSGCRADASEAAIILLPSNVTVFALDFSGSGLSGGEHVTLGWNEKDDLRTVVDYLRADGNVSLIGLWGRSMGAVTSLLYAAEDPSIAGVVLDSPFSDLVDLMMELVDTYKIRLPKFTVKFAIQYMRRAIQKKAKFDIGNLNTIKVASSCFVPALFGHAIDDDFIQPHHSDRIFEAYMGDKNIIKFEGDHNSPRPQFYFDSINIFFHNVLQPPEDEVAGTFFDTMHDNFGKSGWRTVHEVDYDHGRVTTSKEPTTSGSTRDAISQLRSRRPMSRTDVPSGISSQDDESHSKDGKADNDPCPSSSDMISFEFSNGHPQVPASMDDDQYVEYQLEDLAGFPSDVEEEERMFMEAVLLSLKDLEMRHPNPQAEEQPPGNTPDSSKLSDKDDYHDAVSPLEQLESVETASTSTSNAQCGSSKAESISSAAVKVNDSRPEQQIPDAAVPSMKPAFGTSTSRRDSGSAGSSTQKDAPDKIQSTLDTDMSANTTATVTVVKNPSSHVMDGLMRRWDFNFFRNNHSR, encoded by the exons ATGGAGCCGCTTGTCAACTTCATTATTCGGCCTCCCAG GGCTGAATACGATCCGAAAAATGATTTATTGGACGATGAGTTCATACTCAAGGGGAAATGGTACCAAAGGAAGGATTTGGAT GTTAAAAACAGTCGGGGAGATGTTCTTAAGTGTAGTCATTACATGCCCATTGTTAGTCCTGAAGGAAAGCCTTTGCCCTGCGTAATATATTGTCATGGAAACAG TGGGTGCAGGGCTGATGCAAGTGAAGCGGCCATTATTTTGCTGCCCTCAAATGTTACAGTTTTTGCTCTTGATTTCTCAGGATCTGGGCTCTCTGGTGGAGAGCACGTCACATTGGGGTGGAATGAA AAGGACGACTTGAGGACTGTAGTTGACTATTTGCGAGCAGATGGAAATGTCTCTTTGATTGGCCTGTGGGGCCGTTCAATGGGTGCTGTCACAAG TCTCTTGTATGCAGCTGAGGACCCTTCAATTGCAGGAGTTGTTCTTGACAGTCCATTTTCAGATTTGGTTGATTTGATGATGGAACTTGTGGACACCTACAAAATTCGTTTACCAAAGTTCACT GTGAAGTTTGCTATCCAATACATGCGAAGAGCTATCCAGAAAAAGGCGAAATTTGACATAGGGAATCTGAATACAATTAAG GTGGCAAGCTCCTGTTTTGTTCCAGCTTTGTTTGGACATGCCATTGATGATGATTTTATACAACCCCATCATTCGGATCGTATATTTGAAGCTTATATG GGAGATAAAAATATCATCAAGTTTGAAGGAGATCACAATTCTCCACGTCCTCAGTTCTATTTTGATTCTATAAATATATTTTTCCACAATGTTTTGCAACCCCCAGAGGATGAGGTTGCGGGTACATTTTTCGACACCATGCATGATAACTTTGGCAAG AGTGGTTGGAGAACTGTGCATGAGGTTGATTATGACCACGGGCGTGTAACTACTTCTAAAG AACCAACAACAAGTGGCAGCACACGGGATGCCATTAGCCAACTCCGTTCAAGAAGACCCATGAGTCGAACAGAT GTTCCTTCTGGTATATCATCTCAAGATGACGAATCTCATTCTAAG GATGGAAAAGCAGATAATGATCCTTGTCCATCATCTTCTGACATGATTAGCTTTGAATTCTCAAACGGCCATCCCCAGGTTCCAGCCTCAATGGACGATGATCAATATGTGGAATACCAACTCGAGGACTTGGCAGGTTTTCCAAGTGATGTGGAGGAGGAAGAAAGG ATGTTCATGGAAGCGGTGCTCTTGTCGCTAAAAGACTTAGAGATGAGACACCCAAACCCACAGGCAGAAGAGCAACCGCCAGGGAATACCCCCGATTCTTCAAAGTTATCAGACAAAGATGACTATCATGATGCTGTGTCTCCATTAGAACAGCTAGAATCTGTAGAGACAGCATCAACTTCCACGTCAAATGCACAATGTGGGTCCTCAAAAGCAGAGTCTATTTCCAGTGCAGCTGTTAAGGTCAATGATTCAAGACCTGAGCAGCAAATTCCTGATGCAGCTGTACCATCTATGAAACCTGCATTTGGAACTTCTACATCCAGAAGGGATTCGGGAAGCGCTGGGTCATCTACTCAAAAGGACGCACCAGATAAAATCCAAAGCACATTGGACACTGACATGTCAGCTAACACGACAGCCACAGTGACTGTGGTAAAAAACCCTTCTAGCCATGTCATGGATGGTTTGATGCGTCGGTGGGATTTCAATTTCTTTAGAAACAACCACAGTCGATAG
- the LOC101302825 gene encoding glutamine synthetase leaf isozyme, chloroplastic-like has protein sequence MAQILAPTSQWQMRITKSSIPSSPMTGKMWSSLVLKQNKKGAIKSSKFRVFASKYEDYTINRVEDLLNLDITPYTDKIIAEYIWIGGSGIDVRSKSRTISKPVEHPSELPKWNYDGSSTGQAPGDDSEVILYPQAIFKDPFRGGNNILVICDSYTPQGEPIPTNKRHRAAQVFSNQKVIDEVPWYGIEQEYTLLQSSVKWPLGWPVGGYPGPQGPYYCGAGADKSFGRDISDAHYKACLYAGINISGTNGEVMPGQWEYQVGPSVGIEAGDHIWASRYILERITEQAGVVLSLDPKPIEGDWNGAGCHTNYSTKSMREEGGFEVIKKAILNLSLRHKEHISAYGEGNERRLTGLHETQNINKFSWGVANRGASIRVGRDTEKEGKGYLEDRRPASNMDPYTVTALLAETTILWEPTLEAEALAAQKVALNV, from the exons ATGGCACAGATTTTGGCACCAACTTCACAATGGCAGATGAGAATTACAAAGAGCTCAATCCCTTCTAGTCCTATGACAGGAAAGATGTGGAGTTCTCTAGTGTTGAAACAGAACAAGAAAGGAGCTATTAAAAGCTCTAAGTTCAGAGTTTTTGCGTCCAAGTATGAAGACTATACCATAAACAGGGTCGAGGATTTACTAAATTTGGACATTACTCCATACACGGACAAGATTATTGCCGAGTACATTTG GATCGGAGGGTCTGGTATCGATGTGCGTAGCAAGTCAAGG ACTATATCAAAGCCTGTTGAACATCCGTCTGAGCTTCCAAAGTGGAACTATGATGGATCAAGTACCGGACAAGCACCCGGTGATGACAGTGAAGTGATCTTATA CCCTCAAGCGATATTCAAGGACCCTTTTCGTGGTGGCAACAATATATTG GTAATTTGTGACTCATACACGCCCCAAGGCGAGCCTATCCCAACAAACAAACGGCACAGGGCCGCTCAGGTTTTTAGCAACCAGAAGGTTATAGATGAAGTTCCATG GTATGGGATAGAGCAAGAGTACACATTACTTCAATCTAGTGTGAAATGGCCTTTAGGTTGGCCAGTCGGAGGTTATCCTGGTCCTCAG GGTCCCTATTACTGTGGTGCTGGTGCAGACAAGTCGTTTGGCCGTGACATTTCAGATGCTCATTACAAGGCTTGCCTATATGCTGGAATTAACATCAGTGGAACCAATGGGGAAGTTATGCCTGGCCAG TGGGAGTATCAAGTTGGTCCTAGCGTGGGAATTGAAGCTGGAGATCATATCTGGGCATCGAGATACATTCTTGAG AGGATCACTGAACAAGCGGGTGTTGTTCTCAGTCTTGATCCAAAACCAATAGAG GGTGACTGGAATGGTGCTGGATGCCACACCAATTATAG TACAAAGAGCATGAGGGAAGAAGGAGGCTTTGAAGTTATTAAGAAGGCAATTTTGAATCTGTCTCTTCGCCACAAAGAGCATATTAGTGCCTATGGAGAAGGAAATGAGAGAAGATTGACAGGACTGCATGAAACACAGAACATTAATAAATTCTCTTGG GGAGTGGCTAATCGCGGTGCCTCAATCCGTGTTGGTCGTGACACTGAGAAAGAAGGAAAAG GTTATCTGGAGGACCGCCGTCCAGCTTCAAACATGGACCCTTACACTGTGACCGCACTG